One region of Strongyloides ratti genome assembly S_ratti_ED321, chromosome : X genomic DNA includes:
- a CDS encoding Rho GTPase-activating protein domain and FCH domain and Protein kinase C-like, phorbol ester/diacylglycerol binding domain and Rho GTPase activation protein domain-containing protein, whose protein sequence is MASSWSSSENVNDITIDENSLSEDLLRDIELFSEHINRLRISLDSSSYVPDGESKCVQVHAALSMVSQSVRDLLVRYPLFKTSHVLIPTSQLVHSIKEINFADAVLDASKTLACIDKLEGAVGNTLKQSLDVSISMLNITNKNKSEPGNTNRLVGKYSTPTMSSQTPKPSSKIPLIRRHSSFKHKFSYDNNSPLIPGDKLDEFLADQEDGISVAFECNKNQSKHFKDIITYIKKRIDLEHEHASKIMALTKETRTAFKNEKHLPLLEHYMGCFECDLNFCENVYKVYDSINDKVKEFEKKREEQEHFKRSLKNEFSKDIKKLKDCENELIKARNVLVSKEDGYIKAKNSTLRSEKNVISFSYSIDPKRSLKEMDKRKRNEDSALAKVDEAKNYVKKMEGEMCRKIQSVDRAKKATISQLRELIYHCDQSTKACSIYYFQALSELWDSLPGTYQELSDAIRNYTPGTEYMSFLQNLPKRPLSTSSGLRKNLAKCESDEYLLKNNSKNKSLFGGDRLFGDNEISAAVARRRNALNLEDHHAIPLAHTSRRQKKSMSRLFDSNIDDPSEAAKSHKLQRVRQPTKCSYCENISLLSTYQCTNCDTFYHKTCLSRLTAYCSEGRRTSIFGIPLEGSLSIEECKIPFILERCIYEIEIRGMRCKGIYRTCGVKSKIEQICEDFEKLETDKDVKLCDIHPMNVASVIKLYLRKLPEPVMTFSLQKEWINIANAINPTNPDLTKLIECSKKLPLPNYTTLKYLLIHLNRVTWYESENLMNAFNLANVIAPSLMWTKMPSPIIRKKSSNSKDKKIFLDHATLYSDAHNQTKVFEYLIKYAYEVFGVDINEDKKQFFAKFPSNRLDDWDEPTTTTELIDEIDDIDDKDAFGSDGHLEYISSTNISSTSKKSLNNVLSASNFVKESLSQGELLYKDDNNTNVPSSGKVDRYLSQNMMSNIDKEEKNLPSDKYPYTTSILIAPQSDRKVYYSQSDMIAENMSSPATSSSGKIQSGDVTVDHYNKSTFLNHGKIDNHSKNTQLSADIRSSIKGPCSYESDRCSSAKVTSKKFDSQS, encoded by the exons atggcTAGTAGTTGGAGTAGCAGTGAAAATGTAAATGATATTACAATTGATGAAAATTCg TTATCAGAGGATCTCCTTCGAGATATCGAATTATTTTCAGAACATATTAATAGACTACGAATTTCATTAGATTCGTCATCATATGTACCag atgGAGAATCTAAATGTGTACAAGTACACGCAGCATTATCTATGGTATCACAATCTGTTCGCGATCTTCTAGTTCGTTATCCACTTTTCAAAACATCTCATGTTCTCATACCAACTAGTCAATTGGTACATAGTATTAAag AGATTAATTTTGCCGATGCCGTATTAGATGCATCAAAAACGTTAGCTTGCATTGACAAATTAGAAGGAGCTGTGGGAAATACATTGAAACAAAGTTT aGATGTCTCAATTAGTATGCTTAATATAACTAATAAGAATAAAAGCGAACCGGGAAACACAAATCGTTTAGTTGGAAAATATTCAACACCAACAATGAGTTCACAAACACCAAAACCATCATCAAAAATTCCATTAATTAGAAGACATTCATCatttaaacataaattttcatatgataataatagtCCTCTTATTCCTGGTGATAAGTTAGATGAATTTTTAGCTGATCAAGAAGATGGAATTAGTGTAGCATTtgaatgtaataaaaatcaatcaaaacattttaaagatatcataacatatattaaaaaaagaattgatCTTGAACATGAACATGCATCAAAAATTATGGCATTAACAAAAGAAACTCGTACtgcatttaaaaatgaaaaacatTTACCATTATTGGAACATTATATGGGATGTTTTGAGTGTGATCTTAATTTTTGtgaaaatgtttataaagtttatgattctataaatgataaagttaaagaatttgaaaaaaaacgTGAAGAACAGGAGCATTTTAAAagatcattaaaaaatgaattttctaaagatattaaaaaattaaaggaTTGTGAGAATGAATTGATTAAAGCTAGAAATGTTTTAGTATCAAAAGAAGATGGTTATATTAAGGCAAAAAATTCAACATTAAGATcagaaaaaaatgttatttcaTTTAGTTACAGTATTGATCCTAAAAGAAGTTTAAAAGAGATGGATAAACGCAAAAGAAATGAAGATTCAGCACTTGCAAAG GTCGATGAAgcaaaaaattatgttaaaaagaTGGAAGGTGAAATGTGTCGTAAAATACAAAGCGTTGATAGAGCTAAG aaagCTACCATAAGTCAGTTACGTGAACTTATCTATCATTGTGATCAATCAACAAAGGCTTGttcaatatattattttcag gCTCTCTCTGAACTTTGGGACTCTTTACCTGGTACATATCAAGAGTTGTCAGATGCTATAAGAAATTACACTCCTGGAACTGAGTACATGTCATTTCTGCAGAATCTTCCTAAAAGACCCCTTTCGACATCATCAGGTCTAAGAAA aaaCCTTGCAAAGTGTGAAAGTGATGagtatcttttaaaaaataactccaaaaataaaagtttatttggTGGTGATAGATTATTTGGAGACAATGAAATATCAGCTGCTGTAGCAAGAAGAAGAAATGCTCTTAATTTAGAGGACCATCATGCTATTCCGTTAGCTCATACATCAAGAcgtcaaaaaaaaagcatga GTCGACTTTTTGATAGTAATATAGACGATCCATCGGAAGCTGCAAA atCTCATAAATTACAAAGAGTCCGCCAACCAACAAAATGTTCATACTGTGAAAACATTTCTCTTCTTTCTACATATCAATGTACTAATTGTGAtacattttatcataaaacaTGTTTATCTAGATTAACAGCATATTGTAGTG AAGGAAGAAGAACATCTATATTTGGAATTCCACTTGAAGGTTCATTATCAATTGAAGAATGTAAAATTCCATTTATTCTTGAAAGATGTATATATGAAATTGAAATTCGTGGAATGAGATGTAAAGGTATTTATAGAACATGTGGtgttaaaagtaaaattgaACAAATATGTGAAGATTTTGAAAAACTTGAAACAGATAAAGATGTTAAATTATGTGATATTCATCCTATGAATGTTGCTTCTGTcattaaactttatttaagAAAACTTCCTGAACCAGTAATGACATTCTCTTTACAAAAAGAATGGATTAATATTGCTAAT gcAATTAATCCTACTAATCCtgatttaacaaaattaattgaatGTTCTAAAAAACTTCCATTACCAAATTAtacaacattaaaatatcttttaatacatttaaatcGTGTTACATGGTATGAATCGGAAAATTTGATGAATGCATTTAACTTAGCTAATGTTATTGCACCATCATTAATGTGGACAAAAATGCCAAGTCCAATAATTCGTAAAAAATCATCAAAttcaaaagataaaaaaatattcttagaTCATGCAACATTATATTCTGATGCTCATAATCAAACAAAAgtatttgaatatttaataaaatatgctTATGAAGTTTTTGGAGTTGATATTAATGAAGacaaaaaacaattttttgcTAAATTTCCTTCTAATCGTCTTGATGATTGGGATGAaccaacaacaacaacagaACTTATAGATGAAATAGATGATATTGATGATAAAGATGCTTTTGGAAGTGATGGACATTTAGAATATATTTCATCTACTAATATATCATCAACAtctaaaaaatctttaaataatgttttatctgcttcaaattttgtaaaagaaTCATTGTCACAAGgtgaattattatataaagatgATAATAATACTAATGTACCTTCATCTGGTAAAGTTGATAGATATTTATCGCAAAATATGATGTcaaatattgataaagaagaaaaaaatcttCCTAGTGATAAATATCCATATACAACATCTATTTTAATAGCACCACAATCAGATAGAAAGGTATATTATAGTCAATCTGATATGATAGCAGAAAATATGTCTAGTCCAGCAACATCATCAAGTGGAAAAATACAATCAGGAGATGTTACAGTTGATCATTATAACAAATCAACCTTTTTAAATCATGGTAAAATTGACAATCATTCTAAAAATACTCAATTATCTGCCGACATTCGAAGTTCCATAAAAGGTCCTTGTTCATATGAATCAGATAGATGCTCTTCAGCCAAAGTtacatcaaaaaaatttgactCACAATCATAA
- a CDS encoding Tyramine/octopamine receptor, producing MEVNNNISNHTLLNQIIVNQNNDTILKDTIIPLPELILGTITYLVIIAMTVVGNILVVVAVFTYRPLKKVQNYFLVSLACSDLAVATLVMPFHVAKFLTNGRWLFGFTICQFFTTADILLCTSSILNLCAIALDRYWAIHDPLNYAHKRTLKFVCWIIILVWVASVIISVPPIIGWNDWTKSELVDYCELNTEKAFVVFSASGSFFVPLIVMIIVYFKIFLSARQRIRTNRGRSALVKIQKNLNNPLRDDKNKEKHNRRRINFIARSRSFRCSGKKKDVISKVKSNPTDTKSQLLINVNEHKQIENKFSSATLPDSKTTIGPSTSITASGPSHPNKNMVVFQLPNDSKQHNSSTSSSDDKKALDDCQNPTQVLRKREKISVAKEKRAAKTIAVIIFVFTFCWLPFFCAYIILPFCESCYLHPKVLQAFVWLGYINSSLNPFLYGILNLEFRQAFRRILCPKQSLRTRVSILRR from the exons atggaggttaataataacatttctaatcatacattattaaatcaaataatagtaaatcaaaataatgataCTATTCTTAAGGATACAATTATTCCTTTACCAGAATTGATTCTTGGAACTATAACCTATTTa gtAATCATCGCAATGACTGTCGTTGGCAATATTCTTGTTGTAGTGGCTGTCTTTACCTATCGTCCACTTAAAAAagttcaaaattattttcttgtATCATTGGCATGCTCAGATTTAGCTGTCGCAACATTAGTAATGCCTTTTCATGTGGCAAAATTTTTGACAA ATGGACGGTGGCTTTTTGGATTTACAATATGCCAATTCTTTACAACTgctgatattttattatgtacATCTTCAATATTGAATCTTTGTGCTATTGCATTAGATCGTTACTGGGCAATACATGATCCACTTAATTATGCACATAAGCGTACcttaaaatttgtttgttGGATAATAATACTT GTATGGGTTGCAAGTGTTATTATTTCTGTTCCCCCAATTATTGGATGGAATGATTGGACTAAAAGTGAATTGGTAGATTATTGTGAATTAAATACAGAAAAGGCATTTGTTGTCTTTTCAGCAAGCGGGTCATTTTTTGTACCATTAATAGTTATGATAATcgtttactttaaaatatttctatctGCAAGGCAAAGAATACGAACAAATCGAGGAAGGAGTGCTTTAgttaaaattcaaaaaaatttaaataatcctTTAAGggatgataaaaataaagaaaaacataatagaagaagaataaattttattgctAGAAGTAGATCATTTAGATGTTCTGGTAAGAAAAAAGATGTTATTTCAAAAGTTAAAAGTAATCCAACAGATACCAAAAgtcaattattaataaatgttaatgaaCATAaacaaattgaaaataaatttagttCTGCAACATTACCAGATTCTAAAACAACAATAGGACCATCAACATCAATTACGGCATCTGGTCCTTCACATCCTAACAAAAATATGGTTGTTTTTCAATTACCTAATGATAGTAAGCAACATAACTCTTCTACAAGTTCCTCAGATGACAAAAAAGCATTAGATGAT tGTCAAAATCCTACACAAGTTTTAAGAAAGCGTGAAAAAATTTCTGTTGCTAAAGAAAAAAGAGCAGCTAAAACTATAGctgtaataatatttgtttttaccTTTTGCTGGTTGCCATTCTTTTGTGCATACATAATATTACCTTTTTGTGAATCATGTTATTTACATCCAAAAGTACTTCAAGCATTTGTCTGGCTTGGTTACATCAACTCATCACTTAACCCATTTCTTTAtggaatattaaatttagaaTTTCGTCAGGCATTTCGTAGAATACTATGCCCAAAGCAATCTCTTAGAACACGTGTATCTATTTTAAGAAGATga
- a CDS encoding Potassium channel subfamily K member 18 — translation MKIKNIIRIAFCHLALYCFVVFYIVGGGYIFHYLEGPGEEAKHIMMKEKLILIKNIFVNNVTFSNSSDFIEECLVILLSNLSVSQTPHDVHDIQEALSILINKNENFQKRWTFESSILFAFTILTTIGYGNLVPTSKGSQIFTMIYGAIGIPLFLITIADLGRFFKTAVLFLLQIIFKRQIKKTGDQHLLREIGEVILVALFFIAFIAAGSAILPLWESDLTYFQSVYFSYMSLTTIGLGDIVPRRMDFLLPTLVYITIGFWLTTALVEQLADVFRLVHYYGRHVSNVKGITVWLGGRRLSVGSLIQTVCRRVGMSDNIVSAINWDKTLDQVLNGQALESIPIFPWHFSDFIEHDPPLIDSSLDIDELESAYYYTVPTICNSPDHNVHIRRGSRSTTRNNSRHSNFSLLLSEGDDSSSSE, via the exons atgaagataaaaaatattattaggaTAGCATTTTGCCACCTTGCATTATATTgttttgttgttttttatatCGTTGGTGGTGggtatatttttcattatctaGAGGGACCTGGAGAAGAAGCTAAACATATTATgatgaaagaaaaattaattcttataaaaaatatatttgtaaataatgttactttttcaaattca tcAGATTTTATTGAAGAGTGCcttgtaatattattaagtaATTTATCAGTATCTCAAACACCTCATGATGTTCATGATATTCAAGAAGCTCTTtctatattaattaataaaaatgaaaattttcaaaaaagatGGACATTTGAGTCATCAATATTATTTGCTTTTACAATTCTTACAACTATTGGATACGGTAATTTAGTACCAACAAGTAAAGGATCTCAAATATTTACAATGATATATGGTGCTATAGGTATACCCTTATTTCTTATAACAATAGCTGATTTGGgtagattttttaaaacagcagtcctttttcttttacaaattatttttaaacgtcaaattaaaaaaactggTGATCAACATCTTTTACGTGAGATTGGTGAAGTTATCCTAGtagcattattttttattgcaTTTATTGCTGCTGGTTCAGCTATATTACCACTATGGGAAAGCgatttaacatattttcaaagtgtatatttttcatatat gagTTTAACAACAATTGGATTAGGAGATATTGTACCTAGAAGAATGGATTTTTTATTACCCACTTTAGTTTATATAACAATCGGTTTTTGGTTAACAACTGCATTAGTGGAACAATTAGCTGATGTTTTTAGATTAGTTCATTATTATGGTAGACATGTTAGTAATGTTAAAGGTATTACTGTATGGCTTGGTGGTAGAAGACTTAGTGTAGGATCATTAATTCAAACAGTTTGCCGTCGTGTTGGAATGTCTGATAATATAGTTAGTGCAATAAATTGGGATAAAACTTTAGATCAAGTATTAAATGGACAAGCACTTGAATCAATTCCTATATTTCCGTGGCATTTTTCAGATTTTATTGAACATGATCCACCATTAATTGATTCAAGTCTTGATATCGATGAATTAGAGAGTGCTTATTATTATACAGTACCAACAATATGTAATAGTCCTGATCATAATGTTCATATACGTAGAGGAAGCCGTTCAACTACAAGAAATAACTCAAGACATTCAAATTTTTCACTACTACTAAGTGAAGGAGATGATTCATCATCTTCAGAAtaa
- a CDS encoding Major facilitator superfamily domain, general substrate transporter-containing protein, with protein sequence MVKRMRITIPMILDFLRLDPVLFMYMFTSFLKYPIFQNLIYEKVCYSHNNVTIDCSNITEIHSIKKFQSEANYVYLGSSLCLILPSIVSAMILGQLFDMGSKRLIALIIPFIGLIGGDICYILQTNDIKLNPYYLLISDIIFGLCGGFTALMGLINSYNVRNTNENDRGIRISRYEATIAFAGTLGSFTSAFIHLICIIYIITTYKMENNMTTSSTNEVMTISEFIKNIIKPLSISGIKKKVIFLLFIILTFELFIYGGINDIQFSYFLYKFAWGDKKFGIFNGFLMLSSGIGTLLLYPYLIRRFNISSHIMAVIGMLNKVGFLILTVLITNESWIYIILLPNLMTRFVATGLRSLASINTPIEEQGRLFSIIELIQGVTSLASSAVYNTVYPETLSFFSGFMYILTATTYIIPLLIIFKIHNLLNVSD encoded by the exons atggTTAAAAGAATGAGAATTACCATACCAATGATTTTGGATTTTTTACGTCTTGATCCGGTACTATTTATGTATATGTTTACATCTTTCTTAAAATATccaatttttcaaaatttaatatatgaaaaagttTGCTATAGTCATAAT AATGTTACAATTGATTGTAGTAATATTACAGAAATTCacagtattaaaaaatttcaaagtGAAGCTAATTATGTTTATCTTGGATCAAGCTTATGCTTAATTTTACCATCAATTGTCTCGGCAATGATCTTAGGACAAT tatttgaTATGGGATCAAAAAGGTTAATAGCATTGATAATACCATTTATTGGATTAATAGGTGGTGatatatgttatatattaCAAACAAATGATATAAAACTTAATCCATACTATCTTCTTATTAGTGATATTATATTTGGTTTATGTGGTGGTTTTACTGCATTAATGGGATTAATTAATTCATATAATGTACGTAATACCAATGAAAATGATAGAGGTATCAGAATTTCTCGTTATGAAGCAACAATAGCTTTTGCTGGAACATTAGGATCATTTACTAGTG catttattcatttaatatgtataatttatataataactaCATATAAAATGGAAAATAATATGACAACATCAAGCACCAATGAAGTTATGACAATAAgtgaatttataaaaaatattatcaaaccACTATCTATTAgtggtataaaaaaaaaagtaatctttttattatttatcattttgaCTTTTGAACTATTTATTTATGGTGGAATAAATGATATACAATTTTCTTATTTCCTTTATAAATTCGCTTGGGGTGACAAAAAATTTGGCATATTCAATggatttttaatgttatctTCCGGTATTGGTACATTACTGTTATATCCTTATCTAATACGTCGTTTTAACATTTCAAGTCACATCATGGCAGTTATTGGAATGCTTAATAAAGTAggatttttgattttaactGTTCTTATAACAAATGAAAGTTggatttatattattttgttaccAAATTTAATGACAAGATTTGTAGCAACAGGTTTAAGAAGTCTTGCTTCAATTAATACTCCAATTGAAGAACAAG gaagactattttcaataattgaATTGATACAAGGAGTTACTTCATTAGCCAGTTCTGCTGTATATAATACTGTATACCCAGaaacattatcatttttctcTGGATTCATGTATATTTTAACCGCAACTACATATATTATaccattattaattatatttaaaattcataaTCTGTTAAACGTGTCAgattaa
- a CDS encoding Sulfotransferase family-containing protein, whose amino-acid sequence MNLRTSKRVKIVFLTLLVILTLYTIIQLPIFQSQKYNIEYISPTKSHICNQLIKNDNCLPLFRNFDTKYRISPFHNLIYCVIEKNLSTLFVAIVCLLFDKKKFMASGLSVTDNLYEKRICKGLNEYKSISSVASNYNIQKFHFLLVSRDPIERFVSGFVDKCILETKRDNQVNNKCYGCHDNVTCVVEELAERAKIFAANGGEFSYEDIHLFPQNWHCNLKENFEKYHVIQYNEDDSVLIRQILDLFSEIGVDMDIVHKVIYDLRYEKKTPHTTRGTPERSKVLKEIYSNKQLLKKIVSLFYYDYVLFGYQIPDIEKF is encoded by the exons ATGAATTTACGGACATCAAAACGAGTGAAAATAGTATTCTTAACtttattagtaatattaacattatatacaattattCAATTACCTATATTTCAAtcacaaaaatataatatagaaTATATATCACCTACCAAAAGTCATATATGtaatcaattaataaaaaatgacaaTTGTCTTCcattatttagaaattttgATACTAAATACAGAATATCACCATTTCATAACTTAATTTATTgtgttattgaaaaaaatttatcaactCTTTTTGTTGCTATAGTATGtcttttatttgataaaaagaaatttatggCATCTGGTTTATCTGTAACGgataatttatatgaaaaaag aatatGTAAAGGACTCaatgaatataaaagtatttcaTCTGTTGCatcaaattataatatacaaaaatttcattttcttcTAGTATCAAGAGATCCAATTGAAAGATTTGTATCAGGATTTGTtgataaatgtattttagaAACAAAAAGAGACAACcaagttaataataaatgttatggATGTCATGATAATGTTACTTGTGTTGTTGAAGAATTAGCTGAAAGAGCAAAAATTTTTGCAGCTAATGGTGGTGAATTTTCTTATGAAGATATACACTTATTTCCACAAAACTg gcattgtaatttaaaagaaaattttgaaaaatatcaTGTCATTCAATATAATGAAGATGATTCAGTTCTTATAAGACAAATATTGGATCTTTTTAGTGAAATTGGTGTTGATATGGATATTGTTCATAAAGTTATTTATGATTTGAGATATGAAAAAAAGACACCTCATACAACACGTGGAACACCGGAAAGAAGCaaagttttaaaagaaatttattcaaataaacagttattaaaaaaaattgtttcattattttattatgattatGTTTTATTTGGTTATCAAATACctgatattgaaaaattttaa
- a CDS encoding 60S ribosomal protein L34, whose protein sequence is MVQRLTYKRRHSYNTRSNKIRKTRTPGGRLTIQYHPKVGCKRRCADTGVILKGIKHVRPQKLSKLTKRHKRVSRAYGGHLSANAVRERILRAFLIEEQKIVASVLNTKDVTKK, encoded by the exons ATGGTCCAAAGATTGACATACAAGAGACGTCACTCTTATAATACAAGatctaataaaattagaaaaactAGAACACCCGGTGGAAGACTTACTATACAATATCATCCTAAAGTTGGATGTAAACGCCGTTGTGCAGATACTGGGGTTATTCTTAAAGGG ATAAAACATGTCCGTCCACAAAAATTGTCAAAACTTACAAAACGTCATAAAAGAGTTTCTCGTGCCTATGGTGGTCATTTATCAGCAAATGCCGTCAGAGAAAGAATCCTTCGTGCCTTTCTTATTGAGGAGCAAAAAATTGTTGCTAGCGTATTAAATACTAAAGACGTAActaagaaataa